A single window of Populus nigra chromosome 17, ddPopNigr1.1, whole genome shotgun sequence DNA harbors:
- the LOC133677147 gene encoding cyclin-dependent protein kinase inhibitor SMR4-like, whose protein sequence is MKVEEECTTPKSMGCRIPTALVCPPPPKKKSVVGKKRDPPKDGYFQPPELDALLSIFTS, encoded by the coding sequence ATGAAGGTGGAAGAAGAGTGTACGACTCCGAAGAGCATGGGATGTCGGATTCCGACTGCCCTTGTTTGTCCACCACCTCCCAAGAAGAAGTCGGTGGTTGGAAAGAAACGAGACCCACCAAAAGACGGGTATTTTCAACCGCCTGAGCTTGATGCTCTGCTTTCCATTTTCACGTCATAG
- the LOC133677411 gene encoding probable protein S-acyltransferase 16 has protein sequence MKRRVSFSLPVTVVVLAIIYIYFSTIFVFIDGWFGLMSSPGILNAVVFTAVAFMSVFSYAVAILMDAGRVPSTFMPDIEDSSNPVHEIKRKGGDLRYCQKCSHFKPPRAHHCRVCKRCVLRMDHHCIWISNCVGHANYKVFFVFVVYAVIACIYSLVLLVGSLTVDPQKHELNNGDSFRTIYVISGLLLAPLSVALGVLLGWHVYLILQNKTTIEFHEGVRATWLAEKEGHVYKHPYDVGAYENLTTVLGPSISCWVCPTSGHIGSGLRFRTAYDGMSSASV, from the exons ATGAAGCGACGCGTCAGCTTCTCCCTTCCAGTAACCGTCGTCGTTTTAGccataatttatatttacttCTCCACGATCTTTGTCTTCATAGACGGTTGGTTCGGTCTCATGTCTTCCCCCGGCATCCTGAACGCCGTCGTTTTCACAGCTGTGGCTTTCATGTCCGTTTTTAGCTATGCCGTCGCAATCTTGATGGATGCGGGCCGGGTCCCTTCCACTTTCATGCCCGACATCGAAGACTCCAGTAACCCAGTCCACGAGATCAAACGCAAA GGAGGAGACTTGAGATATTGCCAGAAGTGTTCCCACTTTAAGCCTCCACGTGCTCATCATTGCCGTGTTTGCAAAAGATGTGTGTTGCGAATG GACCATCATTGCATTTGGATAAGTAACTGTGTGGGCCACGCAAACTATAAGGTCTTCTTCGTCTTCGTTGTGTATGCTGTAATTGCATGCATCTACTCCCTG GTCTTGCTTGTTGGTAGTCTAACTGTTGACCCTCAAAAACATGAGCTGAATAATGGTGACTCTTTCAGAACCATATAT GTTATTTCTGGACTGTTGCTAGCTCCATTGAGTGTGGCACTTGGTGTTCTATTGGGTTGGCATGTATACCTCATTTTGCAAAACAAAACCACAATCGAG TTTCATGAAGGAGTGAGAGCTACGTGGCTAGCAGAAAAGGAAGGGCATGTCTATAAACACCCATATGATGTGGGCGCCTATGAAAATCTGACTACG GTCTTGGGTCCAAGTATTTCCTGCTGGGTGTGCCCAACATCAGGACATATCGGTTCAGGTCTCCGCTTCCGTACAGCCTATGATGGTATGAGCAGTGCATCTGTGTGA
- the LOC133676677 gene encoding amino acid transporter AVT1D-like: protein MKIDEDLGPDREDQFQTDDEENQGERFCQSDSDSESDSMDSSQYLSNNSFDVTTPSWPQSYRKSIDLLTGTTPPSVNILKGTSSMAGKTSSLTSVYKRRQGSEVDSSLSSPFISGQSLGKEVPSFILPVKSSASSHSRFSVNELAPPDQKASLAQSILNGTNVLCGIGLLTMPYAIKEGGWLSLIILSLFGVICCYTGILLKNCLESSPGLQTYPDIGQAAFGVGGRLVISASCVEYVIMMSDNLSTLFPNMYMNFAGIHLDCHQIFSITATLIVLPTVWLRDLSLLSYLSVGGVGASIIVALCLLWTGVIDKIGFHPTGTALDLANLPVAIGIYGFGFSGHSVFPNIYSSMKEPSRFPTVLITSFIFCWLMYTGAAICGFLMFGNSIESQYTLNMPAQFVSSKVAVWTAVVNPMTKYALVMMPVALSLEELVPSGRFSSYGVSLIIRTILVTSTLAVALAVPFFGFVMALIGSLLAMLVAVIFPCVCYLSILHERLTKLQIAACLFTTGVGVLFACVGTYSAITRIAGKLG from the exons ATGAAGATAGATGAAGATCTGGGTCCTGATCGCGAAGACCAATTCCAAACAGACGATGAGGAAAACCAGGGTGAAAGGTTTTGTCAAAGCGATTCAGATTCAGAATCTGATAGCATGGATTCTTCACAGTACCTCTCCAACAACAGTTTTGACGTTACCACTCCATCATGGCCTCAGAGTTACAG GAAGTCGATAGACTTGCTTACCGGGACGACACCTCCTTCAGTTAACATCTTGAAAGGGACCAGTAGTATGGCGGGGAAAACCAGTTCTTTAACTTCAGTTTATAAGAGACGTCAAGGTTCAGAAGTGGATTCTTCTCTAAGTAGCCCATTCATCTCCGGACAAAGTTTAGGCAAAGAAGTACCAAGCTTCATACTGCCTGTGAAGTCATCTGCATCTTCTCATTCGAGATTTTCTGTTAATGAATTGGCACCACCAGATCAAAAAGCTTCATTAGCTCAATCAATACTCAATG GAACAAATGTTTTGTGCGGCATCGGACTCCTTACAATGCCTTACGCAATCAAAGAAGGAGGGTGGTTGAGCCTCATAATACTCTCACTATTTGGTGTCATCTGCTGCTACACTGggatattattgaaaaattgtTTAGAAAGCTCTCCTGGACTACAAACTTACCCTGATATTGGACAAGCTGCTTTTGGAGTGGGTGGGCGCTTAGTGATATCA GCTTCGTGTGTGGAGTACGTAATCATGATGAGTGATAACTTGTCAACATTATTCCCAAACATGTACATGAATTTTGCGGGAATACATCTGGATTGTCATCAAATCTTCTCCATCACGGCAACTCTCATTGTTCTTCCAACAGTGTGGCTTCGAGACCTAAGTTTGCTGTCATACCTTTCAG TTGGAGGAGTAGGCGCATCAATTATAGTTGCTCTCTGCTTGTTATGGACTGGGGTGATCGACAAAATTGGATTTCATCCAACTGGAACAGCTCTAGACCTTGCAAACTTGCCTGTTGCAATTGGTATATATGGTTTCGGCTTCTCTGGCCATTCAGTTTTTCCAAATATTTACTCTTCTATGAAAGAACCATCAAGGTTTCCAACAGTTTTAATTACCAG CTTCATTTTTTGTTGGCTTATGTACACTGGAGCAGCAATATGTGGCTTTCTGATGTTCGGGAACTCGATCGAATCTCAGTATACTTTAAACATGCCAGCACAATTTGTGTCTTCTAAAGTTGCAGTCTGGACAGCA GTTGTTAACCCGATGACCAAGTATGCCTTGGTGATGATGCCTGTTGCATTGAGTTTAGAGGAACTCGTGCCTTCAGGCCGGTTTAGCTCTTACGGCGTGTCATTAATCATCAGAACAATCCTAGTGACCTCGACTTTAGCTGTGGCACTAGCAGTTCCATTCTTTG GTTTTGTGATGGCCTTAATTGGATCTTTACTTGCAATGCTCGTG GCTGTTATCTTCCCATGTGTATGTTATCTCAGTATACTCCATGAAAGATTAACTAAGTTGCAG ATAGCAGCTTGCCTTTTCACCACTGGCGTGGGGGTGTTGTTTGCTTGCGTGGGCACATATTCAGCGATTACAAGAATAGCCGGCAAACTTGGCTGA